In Zygosaccharomyces rouxii strain CBS732 chromosome F complete sequence, a single window of DNA contains:
- the FET5 gene encoding ferroxidase FET5 (similar to uniprot|P43561 Saccharomyces cerevisiae YFL041W), whose product MLFVAVWLTTILSSAAFANARTHTFNFTAGWVNANPDGFKDKRMIGFNGEWPVPDIHVNKGDRVELYLTNGIDKDIETSLHFHGLFHNTSYGNQNQMDGPVMVTQCPILYGETYLYNFTVDDQVGTYWYHAHAGAQYGDGMRGAFVIHDPDEPFEYSKDLVIQLSDLYRQPYYDVSDAFLSRYNPTGAEPIPQNVLFNNTLNATLDFKPGETYLLRFINSGLFVSQYIAIESHNMTIVEVDGVYVKPNTTDLIYVATGQRISVLVKAKENNPGRNFALMQIMDDSMLDVIPPDLQLQWTHQVAYDKGYDWPKTIDVGGLENAAEEFYLQPLDNRELYDDYDVQITFDVRMKNLGDGVKYAFFNNITYVDPKVPTLTTALTSGKLAKDPRIYGDNINAYVFEKDEIVEIVVNNYDTGKHPFHLHGHNFQLVQKSPAFHEDENFPEEDQDKMTVPYNESAPLMNFPSHPVTRDTILLEPNGHVVLRFKANNPGIWYFHCHVDWHLVQGLAAVFIEDPETLQEREKLGSNYKQVCKAAGIKNEGNAAGHTDDWFNLEGLPRQPAPLPWGFTAKGYVAFMVCTLAALWGIYTISDYGLSETIQNDQEVYNRLKEALNVDDAAISSVPTDSANNQ is encoded by the coding sequence ATGCTTTTTGTAGCGGTTTGGTTAACAACTATATTAAGTTCTGCTGCATTTGCTAATGCCAGGACACATACGTTTAATTTTACTGCAGGATGGGTAAATGCCAATCCTGATGGGTTTAAAGACAAGAGAATGATTGGTTTCAATGGTGAGTGGCCGGTTCCTGATATACATGTTAATAAGGGGGACCGAGTGGAATTATATTTGACCAATGGTATCGATAAAGATATTGAGACTTCTTTGCATTTCCACGGGTTGTTCCATAACACTAGTTATGGTAATCAAAACCAAATGGATGGTCCCGTCATGGTGACCCAGTGTCCCATTTTATATGGTGAGACGTacctttacaattttactGTTGACGATCAAGTTGGTACTTATTGGTACCATGCGCATGCTGGTGCCCAATACGGTGATGGTATGAGAGGTGCGTTTGTCATTCATGATCCTGATGAACCATTCGAATACAGTAAGGATTTGGTAATTCAATTATCTGATCTTTACAGACAACCGTATTATGACGTTAGCGATGCATTTCTTTCTAGGTATAATCCAACAGGTGCTGAACCAATCCCACAAAATGTCCTCTTTAACAACACTTTAAATGCTACTTTAGATTTTAAACCAGGTGAGACGTATCTATTGAGATTTATCAATTCAGGTTTATTTGTATCGCAGTATATTGCCATCGAATCCCATAATATGACTATCGTGGAAGTGGATGGTGTTTATGTGAAGCCAAATACCACTGATTTGATATACGTGGCAACAGGTCAAAGAATTAGTGTATTGGTGAAGGCTAAGGAAAATAATCCCGGTCGCAATTTTGCTCTAATGCAAATAATGGATGATTCCATGCTTGATGTAATACCACCAGATTTGCAATTGCAATGGACCCATCAAGTTGCATATGACAAGGGGTATGATTGGCCAAAGACCATCGATGTGGGTGGTTTAGAAAATGCAGCTGAAGAGTTTTACTTACAACCCTTAGATAATAGGGAACTTTATGATGATTATGATGTTCAAATTACGTTTGATGTtagaatgaaaaatctagGTGATGGTGTCAAATatgcatttttcaataacaTCACTTATGTGGATCCAAAAGTGCCCACGCTAACCACTGCATTGACATCAGGTAAACTGGCTAAAGATCCACGTATCTACGGTGATAACATCAATGCATacgtttttgaaaaagatgaaattgtgGAAATTGTGGTAAACAATTACGATACTGGTAAACATCCATTCCATTTACATGGTCATAATTTCCAACTTGTACAAAAATCACCTGCATTCCacgaagatgaaaatttccCTGAAGAGGATCAAGATAAAATGACAGTACCATATAACGAGTCTGCgccattgatgaatttcCCATCGCATCCTGTAACTAGAGATACCATCTTATTAGAGCCTAATGGTCATGTGGTACTTCGTTTTAAGGCTAATAACCCTGGTATTTGGTATTTCCACTGTCACGTCGATTGGCACTTGGTTCAAGGTTTAGCGGCAGTTTTCATTGAAGATCCTGAAACTTTAcaggaaagagaaaaattgggttCCAATTACAAGCAAGTCTGTAAAGCTGCAGGTATAAAGAATGAAGGTAATGCAGCTGGTCATACTGATGATTGGTTTAATTTGGAAGGTTTACCAAGACAACCAGCCCCCCTCCCCTGGGGATTCACTGCTAAAGGCTATGTCGCCTTTATGGTATGTACTCTAGCGGCATTATGGGGTATTTACACCATTTCTGACTACGGTCTATCAGAAACTATTCAAAATGATCAAGAGGTCTACAATCGTTTGAAAGAAGCTCTAAATGTTGATGACGCCGCTATTTCTTCCGTCCCTACTGATTCTGCCAATAACCAATAA